The sequence below is a genomic window from Wyeomyia smithii strain HCP4-BCI-WySm-NY-G18 chromosome 1, ASM2978416v1, whole genome shotgun sequence.
tttccgagacttgaaatttttgagctgggaaactcgCTCATTTCACTTAACCTATTCTCTATTTCACTTTGTAACCTGCgcggttgcaatttcagcatcgaGTTAAAATTGACCTAATTTTGGGTATTACCGCGGGAGAGTGTATGAGTAAACATTACCCTCATTTATTACCCAACATGACAACtgtcaccacttgcgctgaatatcgttcacataagtttgtttattttcgtttaaatttgttcgttttttcgtttgtgaacgatattgtcgcgttagtTAGGTTCGATACTTTTGTTGTCATGTTTGTGGAATAATTGTTAGGGATAGATAGGCCGGTATTTTCCTCTAGCTGCGAAAAAGTGGAGCTGAATGCAGTCTCGGCGGGTATGTTGTGGtcggcagccatcgcgggatgATGAGTTTAGCCTCGACCACGGTAGGACATACACGTCGcgtgttgttattgttttttcaGTGCGCGTTTTACtgtttttttacagttttgtttgtttgatttgtGTCCTGTGAAGCGAAGATTGTTCCGCTGGCCCGTGAGTGCGAGTGCTACAGGTGTTTTGCTCGCCGGATAGGGTGAGCTGCGCTATTGGCTACCCCCGGCTAAATGCCAAGGAGCAAAAGAACACCACCCGCCGAGGATTGTCGCAGCAGCTGGGAGTCCGGGAGCTGCAGAAGCAGCTGGAAAGCCGCCCTAGACGACCATTCCGGAAATCGCCACCAACGACAGCTAAGGGAAAATCAGGAATAAACGcgataagttttgttttgtttactttgtttgtttttttctttagtGTTCTAGCAAAAGTCCGAAATCCGATAGAGGTACACGCCGCCCTGTAAGGGTCTGCCGGGCAAATTAAAATACGCAACCCGAAGAGTAGCTAGCTGCCCTCCACAGTTAGCTATTTTATTAGTGTGTAGGGTAACAACCAGTAataacttcactgtcaatctcacttcacggaggtgatttttttcacctcacttgaggtggaatcgggaataggtctcaaaaagtgaagtgagcgtgaaagtgaaatatatttcaccgcgaagtgactcccgtaataagcaccattatcACAGAAGTTCaaatagtcatgcaaggggcaataatagctttcctatttacatccctatgtggtaggctaaagaaaaacgtagctctacgtcaaaagtaaAACCCAATtgaaaagatgagatccacaaccttcgatttcgctgaatcgaatttgtttacagttccaagcgaagtgaaatttttgtaggttgcatttttcacgaacGTGAAaatatgaacattttgtatgagattttcacttcgctttgaactctaaagcatagtttacagttccaagcgaagtgaaaaatttgacaagtgaaaaagcgtaaagcTTGCAAagtctgtcgtgaaaacccgtttgtggaacacgcaggtatttcaccagcctgcagtttacagtttaagggaagcgaaattcacgagtttacactcccagcgaagtgaaaattggctgcaactgacagaatataaacgtacgcaagttttcgcttgctgctgatTTTTTCACTACCGTTTGCATGCGTGGAGAAAGTAAACCCCAGTGAAAAAGAtaagatccacaaccttcgatttcgctggatcgaatttgtttacagttccaagcgaagagaaatttttgcaggttgtaTTTTTCACGagtgtgaaaaaatgaacattttgtatgagattttcacttcgcttggaactctgaAATAAATAGGGCTTAAAGAGGGCTTAAAGCGTATATGGTGGTACTAAATTCTTATTGTACTTATTACCTACCGTTAAAAAATACCACAGGGCCGCACAACCACGGTCACTCGACCACGGTTTGTTCACGATGATTTCAACAAAGAAGAACAAGAAAAAGAAGTCCCcctgtttattatttttatttacaagCCCAAATCGTGTTATCAGTTCCGCACAAAATGGATCAATTTTCAGATCGAGAAAATCCACCCGAAAGTGAATCCAGTGCTTGTTTTACCTGTTTCCGGCTATCACAGGATCAGTTGTGCATACTAAACAATACCGCTATGGGTGCCAACATCGCAGATTTACTGATAAAATACTTCTGGTTCCAACGCGCAGACTTTCGCCAAGATCACAAAATTTGCCGGCATTGTTGGAAGCAGTTGAGCGATTTCGATTGCTTCTACCAAGAAGTGCAGCGTAACTACGATCAGCTGCAGTTTGTCGGAATTAAGCAAGAACCCGTAGAGAAATCCGGTGTCAGCGTCAACACACAAGATTTGGTCGGGGTTGAAGTGGATGTTTCGCTTGCGGCCAACCAGTTCAAGCAGGAATGCCAATCCGAAGATGAAAATGACTTGAAATCAGAACGCACGCTAGAGTCGGAAGATTCTACCGAGCAAGAAGAGCTGAAACTAAGCGCGAAACCGAAACGAAAATATACTAAAAGGAACAGTAGTGACACTCCTAAGAAACCCAAAGCCACGAATTATCAGGTCAAAAGTGCGGAACAACTAGCGAAGGAGGACGAGATTATCAAGACCCATGTGCAGTATCTCTGCGAGATATGCGGAATCAATTGTTCGACTTTCACCCAGTACTTGAAGCATGCTTCGGAAAAGCATGGGCCTACAGGTAAGGGACGTGATTTTCTGTTTGTCGAAGATTAATTTAGTTTAAGTTTAGGCTTCATCGTATGCTGTGGTAAGCGGTACTTCAAAAAGGTGCGTCTGCTGGAGCACGTTCAGCAGTTGGAAAACCCCAATCGATTCAAGTGCGATATTTGCTTCAAGAGTTTCATCAGCAATCTGGGCATTCGAAGACACAAACAGGAGATGCATCTGCCGGATGAGCTGAGAGTCTACCGTTGCGAACGTTGCCCTAAACGATTCGCCAGAGAGAAGCAACTTCAGGCACACCTCAGGGGGCATGAGACTCTGGATAATGCTACTGCCAAGTGTCATGTTTGTGAGAAGGTGTACGTTTCTTTTTAAAAGATCTGATAATTATGACAACTAAAGgaatattttttcagatttccaaCGGAAGCTCTGCTGAAAACGCACGTCAAGATTCGCCACACGCGTCCCACCGACTTCATCTGCGATGTTTGCGCGAAAGGATTCTATTCCAAAACGGAATTCCTGCGCCACAAGCAATCGCACGAACTGAGCCCGGCGGAGCTGCGCGTACAGTGTGACATCTGCCAGCAATGGTTGAAGAATCAAATCAGCTGGCGGAAGCACTACATCCGGCACCAGCAAGGTCCGGCCACCTGCGATCTGTGTGGTCACGTATCACCGAACAAGGCAGCACTGTCGGGTCACAAACGTCACCGACATCGGGATGCCGGTCAGCATATCTGCCAAGAGTGTGGTAAGGAGTTCCGTAAAGCATTGACCTTGCGAGAGCATATGGCCTCGCACACCGGTGAGGCACTGTACTCGTGTAGCTTCTGCGAGCGAACGTTCAACTCGAACGCCAACATGTTCACGCACCGGAAAAAGATGCACCCCCGGGAATGGTTGGCCCTGAAGAACGCCCAGCAGGGCGTGATTGCATCCGTGGAATAGAGTTCCGAAATACTTTTGAAATctgtttttattgaaaaataccgAAATTCATCAAATAcgattttattggaaaaaatgatccaaatgcagaaaaaaaaatctactacGAGATAGATGGAGCTAGTGTTAACTTTTCTGTTTCATTATTCTAGTGCTTGGTTTGACACAGTCGTAtagtaaacaaaacaaacaatttttttctcatttaccCAGCGCCGGTCAAATGGAGCTCCGAAATGTTGATTCTCCACCGGTTTTTAAACCAACAAAGTGTTTTACCTGTCTTCGGTTATCGGAGAAATCGTTGCCAATTATTAGTGAAACCCGTGACGACGCCTTTGCCGTACTTGAGCTTCTAACGGTGCACTTTTGGTTTCGACGCGAAGATTTCCGGGAGGAGCATATCGTATGTCGATCGTGTTGGGATCAGTTGAAGCTTTTCCATCGATTCTATTTGGATGTTAGGCGTAATCACGAACTCCTCACACCACTAGCGGTGGAATCGGTGGTAGAAGCTGTCAAACAGGAACAAGACGATGAAGAGGAAAATTTGTCGAGTACCCC
It includes:
- the LOC129717416 gene encoding transcription factor grauzone-like, with the translated sequence MDQFSDRENPPESESSACFTCFRLSQDQLCILNNTAMGANIADLLIKYFWFQRADFRQDHKICRHCWKQLSDFDCFYQEVQRNYDQLQFVGIKQEPVEKSGVSVNTQDLVGVEVDVSLAANQFKQECQSEDENDLKSERTLESEDSTEQEELKLSAKPKRKYTKRNSSDTPKKPKATNYQVKSAEQLAKEDEIIKTHVQYLCEICGINCSTFTQYLKHASEKHGPTGFIVCCGKRYFKKVRLLEHVQQLENPNRFKCDICFKSFISNLGIRRHKQEMHLPDELRVYRCERCPKRFAREKQLQAHLRGHETLDNATAKCHVCEKVFPTEALLKTHVKIRHTRPTDFICDVCAKGFYSKTEFLRHKQSHELSPAELRVQCDICQQWLKNQISWRKHYIRHQQGPATCDLCGHVSPNKAALSGHKRHRHRDAGQHICQECGKEFRKALTLREHMASHTGEALYSCSFCERTFNSNANMFTHRKKMHPREWLALKNAQQGVIASVE